The Nicotiana tomentosiformis chromosome 2, ASM39032v3, whole genome shotgun sequence genome includes the window ATTTGATTTGTGTAGACTTGAATATCTAAGACTCCATTTGTCACTTTCATCCATGCATTTAAGACAATACCTATTTAAAATATAGTGTTATGATAATGCACTTTTTCAGATTTTTACACTTGTGTCTCTAAATAAACAAGCAGTATACATATGCAATCTCATTATACAATAATACAAGCAATATACATAAAATTACAGAGAAGTTCAATCTCATACGTAGAAATCATACCTTGTTGTAGATTATCCATCTACTATAAATTGATATTTTTCTCGTATTGCGTAGTGCTTCATTACACTAATGAGTGTATCTTTGTCCCAATATAACTAAGCTTCTGCAATTTCTTCAGGATTGTCTATTATACAATTTTCCTTCATTATCTcaattttgtcttcttttccatgattatccatcATCTCAACAATATTAGTTTCGTGTACTTCTTCTACGTTCTGACATAGTAAACCAGCTGAAGTTGTTGCGAGTAAGTTATCACCCAAGTATGAACTTGAATATGAGCATTCAACACTTGAATACAGAGTTTTCAACGTTATGCATAATGGATATTCAGTGATATCCAGGTTTTTTTTTCATCTCCATATACAAGCGCACACTCATATCATTGTATATTGGAATTGCTATATAGTCATCCTTCACTGTATATTTTATCTCCATCGCACTTGTAATTGAATCTATATTCAATTGCTTGTATATCTCATCAACAAAATAATCATAGCTACATCCCGAATTGATCAGCACGCCATTAATaaggaaattaataaatttaCTTTCACTTACCCATTCACCACTGTGTTGAAGTAAAATCGGAATCAAAATTGGAACAGTAGTTCCAACATTCACAATCTCCATAGACATTAGTTGAGTTTGTCAATTTTGTATCAATTTCACAATTTAAGAACAAAATCTCAACTCTATTAAGCTGATTGTAGGCCGCAATTGTGCAAAAACTTTGAATTTCACCGTGAattttttggagctcttctctaGGTTTAATCTTCAGAAACCCTAGATTTGTTTTGACAATGTGAATAATTGGGTGACTTTTATAGTGTTTGGAGATTGAAGATCCCATACTGAACGCGTGAATTTAGGTAACAAAATCGATTAGGAGTGTTTTCCTTTTCGTTTGAGTTGAGCGTATGGTTTCAACTTTTTCAGTTGCtagcctttattattatttttaggttATTACTTGTAAAGGGTTATTTTGTGGCTATTAGGTGATATAAGTTTGGCCCTAGTAGCTACAAATGAACTTCTCTCTTTTAATTTGCTCAAAGTAACTCCAAATAAAAGTAGATGACGAGTTATAGAATAATAGTTACCTAATTATGGGTCAAATCTGTTTGGGTCAACTTTGATGTAATCTATTGTTGATGGGCTGATCCTCTCTAAACAAGCTGTACCTATGAGTTGGATAGGCCCAAATGAAGTACTTTCTTTTGAGCCTTTGGGCCTTAGAACGTGTGCATTTTCATCCTCACTCGCAATTAGTTTTCTTTCTTGCTACTTGCTTTTTCAGCAAAGAATGGCTTGAAGTACTAGGTTTTCTCGTTATAAGGGCTGAAATGTGTAAGTTATTGTCTAAGAATGGCTCAAAATACAAGGTTTCCTCGTAATTGTCTTTCCAAAATTGAAATTGTGAAACTTCCTTGCTTTCTTGTGAATGTGTAAGAGAGTTGTCCCTTTCTAATTTCAATGGTCCAATCTCCAATAAGAAGCTACCTCACCTCATACAGTTTTGTTCTTTTGCATCCCTCTTTCCTTAACTCACATGTAGGGCTTAATTGTTGACATTGGTCTCATCCTAAGAAATCATCAGACTTAAGCAGTGAAATTTTAGTAGCTACGTGCACTGACCTCAGTCATGTGGAAAAATCGGCCGGCGCCCACTCAAGAGGGACTGAGAAATTAATTGAGTACAAAACTTTGACCATCTCACTTGGTGATGGAACTTCATCCAAGTTGCGGCGCCACAATCTTCTAACTAGTCGTGCCTTCTCCGATTTAATTAGAGGGCTAATGTGTTCGGCCAAACTATCTTTTTGTTATTTAATTTTGGCCAATTCAAGTTGATCCAAAGCTCTTTCGATCTCGGACCTATGAACAGTGGCGGATCCAACAATAGAATTATGGATTCGTTATAACATAATATTTCAATGTCGACATTATATATATGCGACAAAATAAATAGTGATAGAGTTAAATATGTATCTTAGAATTCACGTTCTCAATTCAAAACGATAGCATCAAAATTTTGGATCTGCCTTGTATGCATGTGAATTCCACGGAACTTGAAAAATGTTTGTTGTTATTGCTCTTGTAGCTTAGAGAGCTATCCTTTGATCTTTTGAACACAATCCCAGTTTGTGGCTATATATGATGGAATATATATAGTTATTCCAATCGTTTACGACATCGACAATAAACATTCACACTCTTGACTCGTAAATTCATGTGCATCAATACTCCGATCCATTATTAACCCCATTTGAATAATATAGAAGAGCAGATATCTAATAAATGAATCAAGAAAACTACATTGGAGAAAGATCATTGACATTATTAAATCTTGCAATATACTTTGAACAACAGACAGAATGTCCTTGACCTTAGCTTGTTGGGGCTTATTGTTCATCCATATCATCTTCTAAAGACATCTTCCCCCATAACCTGCTGTTTTGAACAAGGTTTGCTTTACGTCTTCAGAGCTCAAAATTGTTCGATGCTCCCTTGCCTAACAAAATCCAGAGATGAAAGGAAAATGTTAATTAACATGATAAAACAATTGTTAGAGTCAATCATCAATCAATGATCTCTCAATCTCAAATTAGTTGACATCGGTTATATAAATCTTCTATATCCATTCTGTTTTATTTGTTGAGGTTAATTTTTAGTATATATTCAGGTGATTCATCACAGTTTAAATTTTTTGACACTAGCCATTAACCTATCACAACGGATTTGGAATAGGCTATATATACTTTGCTAAGCTACTATAACCATTATAAGTCAATGCGCTAACGACAATTCAATGCATTAAGTTCTCATTATGTGTGAGATCCGAGAAATGGATTTTGGACAACATTGAGCCTATTTTGTACAACCTATTCTTGGATTTAGTATGTCCGCGGTTTGAACGCTAATAAATACTGGTCACACGACACCAACTCTTACAGTGGAGtctaagctagcgtttggccataaattcccaaatttattctgaaaaatctgatttgggtgaagtttggtttgaagatgaaaatgtgtttggacatctattttgggtgaagtttggtttggaaaaacatgaaacatgacttatacccacaagttctaaaaactatcacaaatacccaacaataccattatcaataatattcattatattatcgcaaaccatagtcctgaacataaataaatttgatacaaaattatcatttttataatgaactacatgatacaactatcagatgaccgagaagacgaagcaacatcattacaaaataataaatggtggactcttttataaaatacaaaagtttggggcaattttaaaaaaatataatagtgataaatttgatacaaaattatcatttttataatgaactacatgatacaactatcagatgaccgagaagacgaagcaacatcattacaaaataataaatggtggactcttttataaaatacaaaagtttggggcaattttaaaaaaatataatagtgatattttggcccaaattgGGATTTGAGATTTGGCCAAAATTTAGGAAagatctatggccaaacatgtgtttgccaaataaaactcaagtttattttggcaaaatctataaACGGGTCCTAAGACTCTTATTCCAAAAAGAACATATATATTGTATGATTAACCGGTTTCTATTTAGCAAGTGACCAAGGACAGGTTCAAGATAGataatactccatccgtttcaaattagatgagatactttcctttttagtctgtttcaaaataaatgatatatttttaaatttgaaaataattcaattttaaactcttcattttacccttaacgagaaacttttataaccacacaaatatcatggtcCCATTTTAAGACCAGAAGTTACAAAAGTCTTTCTTTATTCTTAAATAAGTGCCGAGTCAAActattgaaacggagggagtacctCAGAACAAGAAGCTTGCAATGAGAAGTCACTGAAACAGCTGATAACACATTGTTGTACATCAAGGCCAAGTGCTTCTAGCGTGCTCACTGTTGACAACAACATTCCAGGCTTTGCAGCGCAACAGATCTTGATTCGTGTGTCCACGTTTCTCCTTTCTACCTCAAACTGCAATATTTTCCACCCAATTTAGGAAAGCTCATTACACATTATTGATAGAGTTAACTATGGTGGTACGACTGGTTTAATGTAAAATGTTGTACCTTAGGAGGCTTTCTTACAAGTGCTTCATTTGGCTTTAACTCCTTGAAGTTTCCTACTAATTTAATATCCTTAATTTCATCTTTCACATTATCATCTTCACGCAATGTATGGATTTTTTCTAGCAGCTCCTTCATGTAATCAATTGCGTCCCCGAGTATGGATGTCCTGTCCATCTGCTCAATCAATCCATCAATTAAAACAAGTATCATTACATTTTCAACCATAGTAACACCCAAAATTTTGACTAAATAAAATACactagtacaacaacaacaattatgcATCAATCCCAACAAATTAAGGTAGGCTATGAATTCTTACTAACCattatttttcatttaaattCATCTCAAACCAACATTACCTAAGACTTTTTTCTAATTTGAATGTTTAAAAGAAGGAACTCATTATATTGGTATATTTGAACATTTAATAGGAGGTTATCTACCATATTTTTTCAGGTTACTAATCGACATTTATTTGTCTAATAGTGTAAACATTGAGTTAAACTAGAAGTTAAATTCATAAAAGAATGAAAAGTGAATTTACCTTACTAATCTTAGGAACAATGGATCTAAGCATGGAGAGTCGATCATTGAGTCGTTTTCTTCTCCTCCTCTCTGCCATTAGATTTTTTGAAGGCTGTCCCTCACGCTTCCTAACTTTATTCTTCTTTTCTCCAACATTAGAAACACCCATTATTCTTGAATTGGCCTCTTCAACTTTGACATCATTAGTGCTGACGCTATTCAAGTCTTCTTGCAAGCCATTAAAATCACTAGAAATAATGCCAAGTTCTTGATTTTCAAACATGGCTCTATTATTATACTCATCTTGAATTTGAAGTGGCAATAGTATTGTGTCATTAATTTTATCTGGGGCAGTGAAAGAATCAAGAATTAATGGATAGGATTCTGGTGAAGTGATCAAAGGACACTGAAAGTTTGATTCTGAGGGTGTGAATAGGCCCAAAAGTgaagaatttaaggctacaaattCTGGATTTTGATAAAAAGGTGATTCAAAAGTCCATCCATTTGGGAAAGCTTCATTTACTCCACTTGGAAAAGTGCTCCAACTTTCTCTCCTTGGAGCCAGTATTTCCTCTAAAAGATCCTGTTGAGTAAGCTccatgtttttttttcttctctctcaAACATCAAAAAGTACTAGTATAAAGTGGAATGGTTACAAATAATATAATGCTGCATCTAGTTGAgggaatatatatataaacatattTAATAGTGCCTTTTTCTAATAAGGAAGGAGTTAGTCCTTTTTAGGTACTTTATTGAGTTAATATCAACTGGAGCGTAAGATTAGAAATCCAGAGTAGAGGTACGTTTTCCTTTTTGTATTTGAGAGTATTTAATTGATGAGAATATTAAGTCTATGGCTATATATATTAGCTAATATTCAAGTCGAACAAATTGAAGTTACTAGACGGAATAAATCAAAATTTAAAGAAGAAAAACCGAATTAtatcgaatttaattaggtatacTATTGgtataggattttaagaaatcAAATACCGATCGAATCAGAATATTTAAATATCGTACTATACCGATCGACGAACACCTCTACTCTCAAGTGAGTATTATTgaatttaacttttatatattGACACGGTAAAAAGTTCTACGCTATTATATCATTTGAGAAATTTATATATGTAATTGTACATAATAAGTGAAATTGAGTAACCATTggttataataaattaaacaaacTTGATGATGtgaaattttatatattataacTATTTACAGTTAGATCATTCAATACTTAAGGTTATTTTCAGTGAAATCATCAATCAGAGAGAATTAATATTTAAATCTCTGTATACTGAGAGGTTTGACCAAATGTCTGAAAGGAAAAAGATATATGGACATCGGACATCTAGAACAGTGACAGGTTCTTTGCATATATTTGTTACCTGTTTTTGTATTCATTTGAGTAGTTTAATCAGAATAATGTTTTTTGTACTTTTTATTTTACtcagtaggcgtttggacataagaattgtaaaattccagaaacaagtaattaatttttttttttagtgaaatggtatttgaaaattagagttgtgtttggacataaatacaATTTTAggctgtttttgaatttttgtgagtgaacTCAAGTGAATTTTGAACGGCCTTttagagtttttcaaatttttgaaaaattttaaaatttatttttaagtgaa containing:
- the LOC104096301 gene encoding transcription factor bHLH93-like, producing MELTQQDLLEEILAPRRESWSTFPSGVNEAFPNGWTFESPFYQNPEFVALNSSLLGLFTPSESNFQCPLITSPESYPLILDSFTAPDKINDTILLPLQIQDEYNNRAMFENQELGIISSDFNGLQEDLNSVSTNDVKVEEANSRIMGVSNVGEKKNKVRKREGQPSKNLMAERRRRKRLNDRLSMLRSIVPKISKMDRTSILGDAIDYMKELLEKIHTLREDDNVKDEIKDIKLVGNFKELKPNEALVRKPPKFEVERRNVDTRIKICCAAKPGMLLSTVSTLEALGLDVQQCVISCFSDFSLQASCSEAREHRTILSSEDVKQTLFKTAGYGGRCL